The genomic interval CAATATCTCGACCGGCACGGCCTCGCCGACTCGGTGATCGTCGAGGAGGCCGAGCAGTTTCGCGACGCTATCGACGGGCTTGCCTCCGATGGCGACGATGATGTCCCCCGGGGTGATGCCGGCCTCATCGATGCGGGCACCGCGCAGGCCGGCCGCCTCGGCGGCCGATCCCGGTCTCACCCGGAGCACGAGCACCCCTTCGATGCCGAGCTTCTCCGTTATTTGGCGGTTCAGCTCCTCGTCCACCTCGATCCCCAGGGCCGGACGGACGTACTTGCCCCCGCTCACGAGCTCCGGGACGACCCGGTTCACGGTGTCGACCGGCACCGCGAACCCGATCCCGGCGAACGCCCCCGAGGGGCTGAAGATGGCGGTGTTGATCCCGATGAGCCGGCCCGCGGAATCGAGCAAGGGACCGCCCGAGTTGCCGGGGTTGATGGCGGCATCGGTCTGGATCAGGTGCTCGATGACGGTGCCCTGGTCCGAGGGCAGCGAGCGGTCGAGGGCCGAGACGATGCCGGTGGTCAATGTCCAGTCGAGGCCGAAGGGGTTGCCGATGGCGAACACCTTCTGCCCGACGTGGAGGTCCTGGCTCGTGCCGAGGAGCACGGCAGGGGGGCGATCCAAGGCGACGCCGATGCGCAGTACGGCTAAATCGTGGGCGTCGCTCGCTCCCACCAGCGCCGCCCGATAATCCCGCCCGTCGGAGAGCCGCACGCGCGCGTCCGAGGAGTCGGCGACGACGTGGTAGTTGGTGACGACGTGTCCCGCATCATCCCAGATGAAGCCCGAGCCCGTGCCCCTGGGGATGCTGAAGATATTGCGTGTCCAGGGGTCCATGACCTGCTCGCGGGTCGTGATGAAGACGACCGAAGACTTGGCCTGTTCGAAGAGCTGGATGGTGCTCTGCTCATCGGCGGCCAGATCCCCGCGCGGCGTTACCACCCTCGGCGTCGCGGTCGCCCCGCCGATCTGCCGGGTAAGTGAGGGAAAGCCTTGCCAGAGGACGAACAGAACGGCCGCCACGATGGCCACCCAGAGAAGAGGGGAGCGGAACGGTTCGCGGTTAGGGCTCATGGTGGCTCTTTCCTTCTTCTGTTGTGCCCGCCGGAGGTCAGCTCGAGCGGCCTCTCGTCGCGCTCGCGTAGCACCCAGTACACCCCGCCCAGGGCCAGCAAGGCTACGGCCAACGCGGCGATCTTTGTCGCCTCGGTTGTGGCGGTATCCAGAATGACGAACTTGCGCGACACGGCGATGAGGGCGATCAGCACCACGGTCTGACCTGGATGATGCTGTCTCGGCGCAAGGCCACGCGAATGATGGAGTGTTTGAACTCCATGGCGATCAGCAGGGTCATGATCATGCCGAAGAGGCCCTGAAACGCGGCGTGATCGAGCAGGTGGAAGGCCTCCGCGGCGAGCAATATGAGCACGGCGCGAATGAGCTGAAAGAGGGAGATCACGATGACCACGGCGATCACATTGGCCAGGATCAACGCCACGACCTGCTCGAAGCGCTCGTAGAAGGTCATGATGGCCCATTCGTCGGAAAAGCGCCGGCGAGCGCTCGCCCAGTATTGCTGTGTGTCACTCATGGCGTGTTTCGCTCATCGCCACCTCTAATCTATCTCCATGCCGGCTCGCCGGAGGCGCGCGCGCAGCCGCTCGATCTCATCCAGCAGGTCGAGGATGAGGGCGGCGGCCTCGGTGCTGGCCTCGAAGTCGCGTGCGAGCCTCGCGAGCCGGCGCGCACGCAAGACATCCAGGGCGCCGAAACGCCATGCCGCCTCATCCCTGCCCACGGGTGACAGGACACCGACCTCGACCAGTTCCACGACCCACGCGGTCTCGGCCCCGCAGGCCTCGACCATCTCCTCAAGCGACAGGGCATCTTGTTCGCGGACGAGAATACCGGTGAAGATATCATCCATCTGGTTTCACACGCCCAAGCCGCGGCGGGGATCGAAGGCCAGCTCCCGCGCCATGGTTTGATAGATCTGTTTCGCACGATCCGTCTGGGCCGGGGGCAGGACCACCTCCAATACGAGATAAAGGTCTCCGGGCGGTTCTCCGGGGATCCCGCGACTCCGCAAGCGCAGCTTGCGCCCTGCTTGGGAGTGGGGCGGGACCTTGACCTCCACCGTGCCCCCCGGCGTGGGTGCCTTGACCGCGGCCCCGAGCGCAGCCTCCCAGGGTGTGGCCGGCAGGCTTACATACACGTCGCGGCCGTCCACCCGGTAGAACGGGTGGGGCTTGAATGCGATCTCGATGTAGAGATCGCC from Pseudomonadota bacterium carries:
- a CDS encoding trypsin-like peptidase domain-containing protein — translated: MSPNREPFRSPLLWVAIVAAVLFVLWQGFPSLTRQIGGATATPRVVTPRGDLAADEQSTIQLFEQAKSSVVFITTREQVMDPWTRNIFSIPRGTGSGFIWDDAGHVVTNYHVVADSSDARVRLSDGRDYRAALVGASDAHDLAVLRIGVALDRPPAVLLGTSQDLHVGQKVFAIGNPFGLDWTLTTGIVSALDRSLPSDQGTVIEHLIQTDAAINPGNSGGPLLDSAGRLIGINTAIFSPSGAFAGIGFAVPVDTVNRVVPELVSGGKYVRPALGIEVDEELNRQITEKLGIEGVLVLRVRPGSAAEAAGLRGARIDEAGITPGDIIVAIGGKPVDSVAKLLGLLDDHRVGEAVPVEILREGGKTELTVTLQAGS
- a CDS encoding MerR family transcriptional regulator, encoding MDDIFTGILVREQDALSLEEMVEACGAETAWVVELVEVGVLSPVGRDEAAWRFGALDVLRARRLARLARDFEASTEAAALILDLLDEIERLRARLRRAGMEID
- a CDS encoding J domain-containing protein codes for the protein ATRAVTLRVPELDAEGRLTVRKRTLNVRIPTGVREGQLIRLAGQGSAGPQGGRAGDLYIEIAFKPHPFYRVDGRDVYVSLPATPWEAALGAAVKAPTPGGTVEVKVPPHSQAGRKLRLRSRGIPGEPPGDLYLVLEVVLPPAQTDRAKQIYQTMARELAFDPRRGLGV